In Balneola sp., one genomic interval encodes:
- a CDS encoding succinate dehydrogenase encodes MSKEMTIHLKYWKQDGPQAQGYFEEYTLDNVNEHMSFLEMLDVLNEELMLDGKEPVEFDYDCREGICGSCNLVINGQAHGPKAKVAACQLHMRNYNDGDSVTIEPPRATAFPVIKDLVVDRSAFDRIIEAGGYVSVKTGSAIEANAIPIEKEKSDAAFDYATCIGCGACVAACPNASASLFTGAKIAHLNKLPQGEVERQDRVVNMVDQMQEEGFGDCSNYAECEAVCPVGISISAIAEMRRDYMKAMVSGN; translated from the coding sequence GGGCTATTTCGAAGAATATACGCTCGACAATGTGAACGAGCATATGTCTTTCCTTGAAATGCTGGACGTGCTTAACGAAGAGCTTATGCTGGACGGCAAAGAGCCTGTTGAATTCGATTATGATTGCCGCGAGGGTATTTGCGGCTCTTGTAATTTGGTGATCAATGGACAAGCTCATGGACCAAAAGCTAAAGTTGCTGCTTGTCAGTTGCACATGAGAAATTATAACGACGGTGACAGTGTAACTATCGAGCCACCCAGAGCTACAGCCTTCCCTGTGATTAAGGATTTGGTTGTTGACCGAAGTGCTTTCGACCGCATTATTGAGGCTGGTGGATATGTTTCAGTGAAAACTGGATCGGCAATTGAGGCAAACGCCATTCCTATAGAGAAAGAAAAATCGGATGCGGCTTTTGATTACGCTACCTGTATTGGTTGTGGAGCTTGTGTTGCCGCTTGTCCAAATGCTTCGGCATCCTTGTTTACCGGCGCCAAGATTGCTCACCTTAACAAACTACCGCAGGGCGAAGTTGAACGACAAGATCGGGTGGTGAATATGGTTGACCAAATGCAGGAAGAAGGCTTTGGAGACTGCTCCAACTATGCAGAGTGTGAAGCCGTTTGTCCGGTGGGAATTTCGATTTCAGCAATCGCTGAAATGAGAAGAGATTACATGAAAGCAATGGTAAGCGGTAACTAA